One window of Nocardioides dongkuii genomic DNA carries:
- the typA gene encoding translational GTPase TypA has product MSETRTANLRNVAIVAHVDHGKTTLVDAMLRQAGAFTEHEAESVADRVMDSGDLEREKGITILAKNTAVHYAGPAAGGKPMTINIIDTPGHADFGGEVERGLSMVDGIVLLVDASEGPLPQTRFVLRKALNADMPVILVVNKTDRHDARITEVVDETYELFMDLLDDSHSQDALDFPVVYASGRAGVAGLEAPENGELPASDNLEPLFKTILETIPAPTYVEGAPLQAHVTNLDSSPFLGRLALVRVHQGELRKGQQVAWMKRDGTVNRVKITELLITEGLERKPGEMAGPGDIVAIAGIPDITIGETLADPENPVALPLIHVDEPAISMTIGTNTSPLVGRTKGGKVTARLVKDRLDQELIGNVSLKILPTERPDAWEVQGRGELALAILVEQMRREGFELTVGKPQVVTREIDGKVHEPVERLTIDAPEEYLGAITELLATRKGRMEQMTNHGTGWVRMEFLVPARGLIGFRTEFLTDTRGTGIAHHIFEKYEPWAGEIRSRNNGSLVADRKGAATAYAMTSLQERGVMFVDPATEVYEGMIVGENSRADDMDVNITKEKQQTNIRSATSDNFEKLIPPKKLSLEQCLEFCRDDECVEVTPEMVRIRKVILDQNERAKIASRARKSAK; this is encoded by the coding sequence ATGTCTGAGACCAGGACCGCCAACCTGCGCAACGTCGCGATCGTCGCGCACGTCGACCACGGCAAGACCACGTTGGTCGACGCGATGCTCCGCCAGGCCGGCGCGTTCACCGAGCACGAGGCCGAGAGCGTGGCCGACCGGGTCATGGACTCCGGCGACCTCGAGCGCGAGAAGGGCATCACGATCCTCGCGAAGAACACCGCGGTGCACTACGCGGGTCCCGCGGCCGGCGGCAAGCCGATGACCATCAACATCATCGACACCCCGGGCCACGCCGACTTCGGTGGCGAGGTCGAGCGCGGCCTGTCCATGGTCGACGGCATCGTGCTGCTCGTCGACGCCTCCGAGGGCCCGCTCCCCCAGACCCGCTTCGTGCTGCGCAAGGCGCTGAACGCCGACATGCCGGTGATCCTGGTGGTCAACAAGACCGACCGCCACGACGCCCGGATCACCGAGGTCGTCGACGAGACCTACGAGCTGTTCATGGACCTGCTCGACGACTCGCACAGCCAGGACGCGCTCGACTTCCCCGTCGTCTACGCCTCCGGCCGCGCCGGCGTCGCCGGCCTCGAGGCCCCCGAGAACGGCGAGCTGCCCGCCTCCGACAACCTCGAGCCGCTGTTCAAGACGATCCTCGAGACGATCCCCGCGCCGACGTACGTTGAGGGCGCGCCGCTGCAGGCGCACGTCACCAACCTCGACTCCTCGCCGTTCCTCGGCCGCCTCGCGCTGGTCCGCGTCCACCAGGGCGAGCTGCGCAAGGGCCAGCAGGTCGCGTGGATGAAGCGCGACGGCACCGTCAACCGCGTGAAGATCACCGAGCTGCTCATCACCGAGGGCCTCGAGCGCAAGCCCGGCGAGATGGCCGGCCCCGGCGACATCGTCGCGATCGCCGGCATCCCCGACATCACCATCGGCGAGACGCTGGCCGACCCGGAGAACCCGGTCGCGCTGCCGCTGATCCACGTCGACGAGCCCGCGATCTCGATGACCATCGGCACCAACACCTCGCCGCTGGTCGGTCGCACCAAGGGCGGCAAGGTGACCGCGCGCCTGGTCAAGGACCGCCTCGACCAGGAGCTGATCGGCAACGTGTCGCTGAAGATCCTCCCGACCGAGCGTCCCGACGCCTGGGAGGTCCAGGGCCGTGGCGAGCTGGCGCTGGCGATCCTCGTCGAGCAGATGCGCCGCGAGGGCTTCGAGCTCACCGTCGGCAAGCCGCAGGTGGTCACCCGCGAGATCGACGGCAAGGTCCACGAGCCGGTCGAGCGGCTCACGATCGACGCGCCCGAGGAGTACCTCGGCGCGATCACCGAGCTGCTCGCCACCCGCAAGGGCCGCATGGAGCAGATGACCAACCACGGCACCGGCTGGGTGCGGATGGAGTTCCTGGTCCCGGCGCGCGGCCTGATCGGCTTCCGCACCGAGTTCCTCACCGACACCCGCGGCACCGGCATCGCGCACCACATCTTCGAGAAGTACGAGCCGTGGGCCGGCGAGATCCGCTCGCGCAACAACGGCTCGCTGGTCGCCGACCGCAAGGGCGCGGCCACGGCGTACGCCATGACCTCGCTGCAGGAGCGCGGCGTCATGTTCGTCGACCCGGCCACCGAGGTCTACGAGGGCATGATCGTCGGCGAGAACTCCCGCGCCGACGACATGGACGTCAACATCACCAAGGAGAAGCAGCAGACCAACATCCGGTCCGCCACCTCCGACAACTTCGAGAAGCTCATCCCGCCGAAGAAGCTCTCCCTCGAGCAGTGCCTGGAGTTCTGCCGCGACGACGAGTGCGTCGAGGTCACCCCCGAGATGGTCCGCATCCGCAAGGTCATCCTGGACCAGAACGAGCGCGCCAAGATCGCCTCCCGCGCCCGCAAGTCCGCCAAGTAG
- a CDS encoding ABC transporter ATP-binding protein — translation MATVRFEHAEHVYPGAERPAVNDLELTVEDGELMVLVGPSGCGKSTSLRMLAGLEDCTSGSIWIGDHDVTHVAPKDRDIAMVFQNYALYPHMSVADNMAFALKMAGVSKAERATRVAEAARLLDLEDYLGRKPKALSGGQRQRVAMGRAIVRQPQVFCMDEPLSNLDAKLRVSTRTQIAALQQRLGITTVYVTHDQVEAMTMGDRVAVLKDGELQQVDTPLALYDKPANLFVAGFIGSPAMNLLTAKTSGSGTAVVDGYTLPVDRSAAARSTGAVTLGVRPESWRLAADGEEGYPVKVAVVEELGADAYLYATPADPTYESGELLSQVVARIDARMSLTKGEVVRLTTTPDKVHVFDTATGERLTA, via the coding sequence ATGGCCACGGTGCGGTTCGAGCACGCCGAGCACGTCTATCCCGGCGCTGAGCGGCCGGCTGTCAACGACCTGGAGCTCACCGTCGAGGACGGCGAGCTGATGGTCCTCGTCGGTCCGTCCGGCTGCGGGAAGTCCACCTCGCTGCGGATGCTGGCCGGGCTCGAGGACTGCACCTCGGGATCGATCTGGATCGGCGACCACGACGTCACCCACGTCGCGCCGAAGGACCGGGACATCGCGATGGTCTTCCAGAACTACGCGCTCTACCCGCACATGAGCGTCGCCGACAACATGGCGTTCGCGCTGAAGATGGCCGGCGTCAGCAAGGCCGAGCGGGCGACCCGGGTCGCCGAGGCGGCGCGGCTGCTGGACCTGGAGGACTACCTCGGCCGCAAGCCCAAGGCGCTCTCCGGCGGCCAGCGGCAGCGGGTGGCGATGGGCCGGGCCATCGTGCGCCAGCCGCAGGTGTTCTGCATGGACGAGCCGCTGTCCAACCTCGACGCCAAGCTGCGGGTCTCCACCCGCACCCAGATCGCCGCGCTGCAGCAGCGGCTGGGGATCACGACCGTCTACGTCACCCACGACCAGGTCGAGGCGATGACGATGGGCGACCGGGTCGCGGTGCTCAAGGACGGCGAGCTGCAGCAGGTCGACACCCCGCTCGCGCTCTACGACAAGCCCGCCAACCTCTTCGTCGCCGGGTTCATCGGCTCACCGGCGATGAACCTGCTGACCGCGAAGACCTCCGGCTCCGGGACCGCCGTCGTCGACGGCTACACGCTGCCGGTCGACCGGTCTGCGGCCGCCCGCTCGACCGGGGCGGTGACCCTCGGCGTACGTCCCGAGTCGTGGCGGCTCGCCGCCGACGGCGAGGAGGGCTACCCGGTCAAGGTCGCGGTCGTCGAGGAGCTCGGCGCCGACGCCTACCTCTACGCCACACCCGCGGACCCGACGTACGAGTCCGGCGAGCTGCTCTCCCAGGTGGTCGCCCGGATCGACGCCCGGATGTCGCTCACCAAGGGCGAGGTCGTCCGCCTCACCACCACCCCCGACAAGGTGCACGTCTTCGACACCGCCACCGGGGAGCGGCTCACCGCCTGA
- a CDS encoding ABC transporter substrate-binding protein produces MRNSTSRPVRRSLAGAAVGVLVIALTAACGGDSDPKESAEQEELAEGEAVTLTTFGEFGYDALIDQWNEEHPDIQVEQTKVSKWDDWKAEITTSIQAGGEGLPDIVAVEGDYMPAIVAAPDVWVDLAQPEVEGRWLEFKETDATSADGQLLGYATDAGPEAICYRADLFEAAGLPTDREEVAARMGTWDDYFALGEEFKKNSDAHFYDASGSIAQAMLNQVEYPFEQEDNSVDVTSEELANVWETVTSHTDLGSKAVQWSPDWTAGFKDPGIATIACPGWMRNNIKENTGDPAPDGVVWDIADVFPGGGGNWGGSYLSIPKTSTHQTEAMEFITWITAPEQQAAVFELTGNFPSQVEALESETVLTATDEYFNGAPAGEIFSNRAAAITVQPHHGPLYSDILQKFQDAINRVDQGTSPDDSWATFEQDVASLQ; encoded by the coding sequence GTGCGCAACTCAACCTCTCGACCGGTACGCCGGTCCCTCGCCGGCGCCGCCGTCGGCGTCCTCGTCATCGCGCTGACCGCCGCCTGCGGTGGCGACAGCGACCCCAAGGAGTCCGCGGAGCAGGAGGAGCTCGCCGAGGGCGAGGCCGTCACCCTCACCACGTTCGGCGAGTTCGGCTACGACGCGCTCATCGACCAGTGGAACGAGGAGCACCCCGACATCCAGGTCGAGCAGACCAAGGTGTCGAAGTGGGACGACTGGAAGGCCGAGATCACCACCAGCATCCAGGCCGGCGGCGAGGGCCTCCCCGACATCGTCGCCGTCGAGGGCGACTACATGCCGGCGATCGTCGCCGCTCCCGACGTCTGGGTCGACCTGGCCCAGCCCGAGGTCGAGGGCCGCTGGCTGGAGTTCAAGGAGACCGACGCCACCAGCGCGGACGGTCAGCTGCTCGGCTACGCGACCGACGCCGGCCCGGAGGCGATCTGCTACCGCGCGGACCTGTTCGAGGCCGCGGGCCTCCCGACCGACCGCGAGGAGGTGGCCGCCCGGATGGGCACCTGGGACGACTACTTCGCCCTCGGCGAGGAGTTCAAGAAGAACTCGGACGCCCACTTCTACGACGCCAGCGGGTCGATCGCCCAGGCGATGCTGAACCAGGTCGAGTACCCCTTCGAGCAGGAGGACAACTCCGTCGACGTGACGAGCGAGGAGCTCGCGAACGTCTGGGAGACCGTCACCTCGCACACCGACCTCGGCAGCAAGGCCGTCCAGTGGAGCCCCGACTGGACCGCCGGGTTCAAGGACCCGGGCATCGCGACCATCGCCTGCCCCGGCTGGATGCGCAACAACATCAAGGAGAACACCGGCGACCCCGCACCCGACGGCGTCGTCTGGGACATCGCCGACGTCTTCCCGGGCGGCGGCGGCAACTGGGGCGGGTCGTACCTCTCCATCCCGAAGACCTCGACCCACCAGACCGAGGCGATGGAGTTCATCACCTGGATCACCGCTCCCGAGCAGCAGGCCGCGGTCTTCGAACTGACCGGCAACTTCCCCTCGCAGGTCGAGGCGCTCGAGTCCGAGACCGTCCTCACGGCCACCGACGAGTACTTCAACGGCGCACCGGCCGGCGAGATCTTCTCCAACCGGGCCGCGGCGATCACCGTCCAGCCGCACCACGGTCCGCTGTACTCCGACATCCTGCAGAAGTTCCAGGACGCCATCAACCGCGTCGACCAGGGCACCAGCCCCGATGACTCGTGGGCGACCTTCGAGCAGGACGTCGCCTCGCTGCAGTGA